The region ACTTGGTCTGTTAAGTTTTGCAGAGTTTTATTTGCTCCCTCTTCATCCAATAAATCTTTAGATTTTATAATATTTAGAAGTATTTTAAGGTTTACTTCATGGTCTGAAGTGTTTACTCCTGCAGCATTGTCAATACCATCTAAGTTTAACTCTCCTCCATTTTTTGCATACTCTATACGTGCTTTTTGTGTAAAACCTAAGTTGCCACCCTCACATACAACCTTTGCTTTTACTTCACTTGCATCTAGTCTTACAGCTTCATTTTGTTTGTCACCAAGGTCTAAGTTTGACTCCTCAGAACTCTTAACATAAGTACCAACTCCACCATTAAAAAGCATATCAACTTTCATCATAAGAACTTTTTTGGCTAACTCTTCACCGCTCATAGCTTTTTTTGTAGTCCCTATCATTTTTTTAGTTTCAGGACTTAACTCTATGCTTTTTTGTGAGCGTAAAAATACTCCTCCGCCTTGTGATATTAGTTTTGTATTATAAGAGCTCCAACTACCATTTTGAGAATTAAACAAACGAGAACGCTCTTGAAAACTTTGTTCTACATCTGGATCTGGATCTATAAAAATCTCTTTATGTGATACAGCACCAAGGAGTTTAAACTTTTTTGAATAAAGCATTCCATTTCCAAAAACATCTCCATTCATACTTCCGATACCAACTACTGAAATAGACTCTTCTTTTATGTCTATGCCACGTTCTATGAAAAATCTCTCAGATGATATCAATGCACCTTTTGCTGTGATGCCAAGTTCTTTATGTCCAAAACCATTGCTTCCACCACTTGCAAAAGCATCTCCTAGCCAATAACCACGACTAATAGCTATCTCATTTGCTACATCACTCATAGCCGCAGTACCTTTATCAGCAGCCACAACAAAATAAGCATCATCGCCATCATAGGCTACAATTCTCTCATCTCTAACTATCTTACCATCAACTCTATTGTCAACTAAATCAAGCATATTGTTTATAAATGCACTGTAGATAGTTTTAAAAATATCTTTTGTTATAGTAGATGCTTCTTTGTTTATAACAAAACCACCCTTAGCACCATCAGGGATGATAATAGAGTTTTTTCCCTCTTGAGTTATCATAAGTGACTTTATCTCTTGGCGATAATCTTCATGTCTTTCACTCCATCTAAGCCCACCACGACTAATCTTGCTCATTCTTAGATGCAAGCCACTAAAGTCTTGATGATATACAAAAGCCTCTATATTTGGTTGAAGACCTTTTAAGTTTTCAGAATAAGATGCAGTATCTATCTTAAAAGAGATGGCATCTGAGTCTAAAAAGTAGTTTGTTCTTAATAGATTTTTTATAAGAGCGTAAGAGAGTTTAAGGATTTTATCATCCATGATATTTGGAACATCTTTTATCTGTTCTTCTATTTTTAGCTCCAAATCTTTCATGATTTTTTCACGCTTAAGAAGTGTAGGGTCAAATTTTGCCAAAAAGTAATCTATAAAAAGTTTTGAGATTTTAGGATAAGTAGTTATAGTATGAAGAATTGCTTCTTGATTTAAAGCTATTACAGATTGGTCAATATACTCTATCATCGCACGTAAAAGTAGAATTTTTTTGATAGATAAATTTTGATTGTAAACTAAAGAATAGAGCTTGCATCTAGGTAGAACAACACCTGTTAGTGAGTCTGAAATAACACCCTCTATATTTTCTTTTGAATCAATTAAATTTTGAGTATCTTCTATCTTTAAATTAAATCTGTTTATATAAATATCTTGTTCATTTTTTTTGATCGTAAAAGCAACT is a window of uncultured Sulfurimonas sp. DNA encoding:
- a CDS encoding NAD-glutamate dehydrogenase domain-containing protein, with the protein product MKASSKKDLSISDEFFKDILEKNIITQIMETQKQPSINIFATTQLYLSSIVPVLHDFGFTIIDEVAFTIKKNEQDIYINRFNLKIEDTQNLIDSKENIEGVISDSLTGVVLPRCKLYSLVYNQNLSIKKILLLRAMIEYIDQSVIALNQEAILHTITTYPKISKLFIDYFLAKFDPTLLKREKIMKDLELKIEEQIKDVPNIMDDKILKLSYALIKNLLRTNYFLDSDAISFKIDTASYSENLKGLQPNIEAFVYHQDFSGLHLRMSKISRGGLRWSERHEDYRQEIKSLMITQEGKNSIIIPDGAKGGFVINKEASTITKDIFKTIYSAFINNMLDLVDNRVDGKIVRDERIVAYDGDDAYFVVAADKGTAAMSDVANEIAISRGYWLGDAFASGGSNGFGHKELGITAKGALISSERFFIERGIDIKEESISVVGIGSMNGDVFGNGMLYSKKFKLLGAVSHKEIFIDPDPDVEQSFQERSRLFNSQNGSWSSYNTKLISQGGGVFLRSQKSIELSPETKKMIGTTKKAMSGEELAKKVLMMKVDMLFNGGVGTYVKSSEESNLDLGDKQNEAVRLDASEVKAKVVCEGGNLGFTQKARIEYAKNGGELNLDGIDNAAGVNTSDHEVNLKILLNIIKSKDLLDEEGANKTLQNLTDQVVNLVLWSNYHQALAISRDSSLSKNYRDDFLSSVEVLETNLSSFSRVDYLIPKNENIREILCAEGSIVRPILSSIISYSKIFIKNLLLDSSLIDETFAKQFLFKYFPKSFLSAYEHEVIHHPLRREIIATVMADNIINLQGATFISDFNKRGKESFLLKIKSYLITNQLFDANNIRYEIYRNDFKMDVKQQYKLLDDIERTLGFSTRWMLKYLSKHKVDVNHILDYKSNLFEILSKMNEEKVVTILEDNHQFNLFFSAIDYLKFAVAAIMVKENSFHSFNNVAVLFYLVVNEFKVLEMITSLNTIEITSKNEKVLRHQILQYIEYIVVHYTEQVLEFQRVNELPEDAFASYMQNQKEAFQEIKNDIQFFTQKEVKNIEEVSIIVNQIMTSLI